A window of Saccopteryx leptura isolate mSacLep1 chromosome 5, mSacLep1_pri_phased_curated, whole genome shotgun sequence contains these coding sequences:
- the RDH14 gene encoding retinol dehydrogenase 14 produces MAVAVVAALLAALGGALWLAARRFEGTSVQRQHGGGDAGLMHGKTVLITGANSGLGRATAAELLRMGARVIMGCRDRARAEAAAGELRRDLREAGGPDPGSDSGGVGELVVKELDLASLRSVRAFCQELLQEEPRLDVLINNAGVFQCPYMKTEDGFEMQFGVNHLGHFLLTSLLLGLLKSSAPSRIVVVSSKLYKYGDINFEDLNSEQSYNKSFCYSRSKLANILFSRELARRLEGTNVTVNALHPGIVRTNLGRHIHIPLLARPLFNLVSWAFFKSPLEGAQTSIYLASSPEVERVSGKYFGDCKEEELLPKAMDDCVARKLWDISEVMVGILK; encoded by the exons ATGGCAGTGGCTGTAGTGGCAGCGCTGCTGGCCGCACTGGGTGGGGCCCTGTGGCTGGCCGCTCGGCGGTTCGAGGGGACTAGCGTCCAGCGGCAGCACGGAGGCGGCGACGCCGGCCTTATGCACGGGAAGACCGTGCTGATCACCGGGGCCAACAGCGGCCTGGGCCGCGCCACGGCCGCTGAGCTGCTGCGCATGGGGGCGCGCGTGATCATGGGCTGCCGGGACCGCGCGCGCGCCGAGGCGGCGGCCGGCGAGCTGCGCCGCGACCTCCGCGAGGCCGGGGGCCCGGATCCCGGCTCCGACTCCGGCGGGGTGGGCGAGCTGGTCGTCAAGGAGCTGGACCTCGCCTCGCTGCGCTCTGTGCGCGCCTTCTGCCAGGAGCTGCTCCAG GAAGAGCCAAGACTGGACGTCTTGATCAATAATGCAGGGGTCTTCCAGTGCCCTTATATGAAGACTGAAGATGGGTTTGAGATGCAATTTGGGGTGAACCATCTGGGTCACTTTCTACTCACCAGTCTTCTCCTTGGACTACTGAAAAGTTCAGCTCCCAGCAGGATAGTGGTTGTTTCTTCCAAACTTTATAAATATGGAGACATCAACTTTGAAGATCTGAACAGTGAACAAAGCTATAATAAAAGCTTTTGTTACAGTCGGAGCAAACTGGCAAACATCCTTTTCAGCAGAGAGCTAGCCCGCCGCTTAGAAGGCACAAACGTGACAGTCAATGCTTTGCACCCTGGTATTGTGCGGACCAATCTGGGGAGGCACATACACATCCCACTGCTGGCCAGACCACTTTTCAATTTGGTGTCTTGGGCTTTTTTCAAAAGTCCACTAGAAGGTGCCCAGACTTCGATTTATTTAGCCTCTTCTCCTGAGGTAGAGCGTGTGTCAGGAAAGTACTTTGGGGATTGTAAAGAGGAAGAACTATTGCCTAAAGCCATGGATGACTGTGTTGCAAGAAAACTCTGGGATATCAGCGAAGTGATGGTGGGCATATTAAAGTAG
- the NT5C1B gene encoding cytosolic 5'-nucleotidase 1B has protein sequence MSQTSLKQKKKNESGTKNSRDSLESEKRRESEKSGVRLSTQMRRAVNPNHLLRCCLMCGHPPCRHCPSAAEGTVLPGPCHTIRIYIHMCLLWEQGQQITMIRVSRDHTTDFLGEPQSIWGSQELSLPKTDSRGYLVRSQWSGTSRSPSSKAPSLDEPRSKTASLKVPTSSSTSHTSSAQSQQESQQELSVQASPPTPPWPPMSHTPPVPIDSSPPTPPEPQLQSQSASRRSTKMHENPEAWAHGIVRDIRESRDSRDMRDTRDMRDTQQREYPRTPPPEWKSYSQRKSNYSSQLDRDCIPDSPGRQEEEDNEEAYWSSVRTLYDKNPGCSRPRPPKPKHAITIAVSSQALFNMADGRKVYEEEGLEKYMEYQVTNEHVTLTPGPAFRFVKALQHVNARLRDLYPDEQDLFDIVLMTNNHAQVGVRLINSVNHYGLLIDRFCLTGGKSPIGYLKAYLTNLYLSSDSEKVQEAIREGIASATIYDGTKDTAYCDTQLRVAFDGDSVLFSDECEHMTKEYGMEKFFQHDPLFENKPPAQGPLKSFLEDLGRLQKKFYAKDQRLCCPIRTYLVTARSAASSGARVLKTLRRWGLEIDEALFLAGASKGPILVKIRPHIFFDDSMFRIEEAQKYGTITARVPYGINPKLNN, from the exons ATGAGTCAAACATctctgaaacagaaaaagaag AATGAGTCTGGAACGAAAAACTCCAGAGATAGTCTAGAATCAGAGAAAAGACGGGAGTCTGAAAAATCCGGAGTTCGTCTGAGCACTCAG ATGAGGCGTGCAGTCAATCCGAATCACTTGCTGAGATGTTGCCTCATGTGTGGTCACCCGCCGTGTAGACACTGCCCTAGTGCAGCTGAGGGAACAGTCCttcctggcccctgccacacaATACGTATTTATATTCACATGTGCCTGTTGTGGGAGCAGGGCCAGCAGATCACCATGATCAGGGTGAGCAGAGATCATACTACTGATTTTCTCGGGGAGCCTCAGTCCATCTGG GGGTCCCAGGAACTATCGTTGCCGAAGACAGATTCTCGGGGGTACCTCGTGAGAAGTCAGTGGTCTGGAACCTCACGAAGCCCATCCAGCAAAGCCCCATCTTTAGACGAGCCCAGAAGCAAGACCGCCAGTCTTAAG GTCCCCACAAGCTCCTCAACCTCCCATACTTCATCCGCCCAGAGCCAGCAAGAGTCCCAGCAGGAGCTGTCTGTGCAGGCCTCCCCGCCCACGCCGCCCTGGCCGCCCATGTCGCACACGCCACCAGTGCCTATAGACTCGAGTCCTCCCACGCCCCCGGAGCCCCAGTTACAGTCCCAGTCCGCGTCCCGGCGCAGCACCAAGATGCATGAGAACCCCGAAGCCTGGGCGCATGGCATCGTGAGGGATATCCGGGAGTCGCGGGATTCCCGGGACATGCGGGACACGCGGGACATGCGGGACACGCAGCAGCGGGAGTATCCGCGCACGCCCCCTCCAGAATGGAAGTCCTATTCCCAGCGCAAGAGCAACTACTCCTCCCAGCTGGACCGCGACTGCATACCTGACTCAcctgggaggcaggaggaagaggacaACGAGGAAGCCTACTGGTCATCCGTGAGGACCTTGTACGATAAGAACCCAGGCTGCTCACGCCCCCGGCCG CCCAAACCCAAGCATGCCATCACCATCGCTGTATCATCCCAGGCTCTCTTCAATATGGCGGACGGCAGGAAAGTCTATGAGGAAGAGGGTCTAGAGAAGTACATGGAGTACCAGGTCACCAACGAGCATGTCACCCTGACCCCAGGGCCCGCCTTCCGCTTCGTCAAG GCCCTGCAGCATGTCAATGCTAGACTCCGTGATCTGTATCCTGATGAACAGGACTTATTTGATATTGTACTGATGACTAATAACCATGCCCAAGTGGGAGTGCGGCTTATAAACAGCGTCAATCACTAcg GCTTATTAATTGACCGCTTCTGTCTGACTGGTGGGAAAAGCCCCATTGGCTATTTGAAGGCATATCTTACCAACTTGTATCTTTCTTCAGATTCTGAAAAAGTACAAGAAGCAATACGAGAAG GGATCGCCTCGGCAACAATATATGATGGAACCAAAGACACGGCTTACTGTGATACACAGCTCCGTGTGGCTTTTGATGGGGACTCGGTCCTCTTCTCTGACGAGTGTGAACATATGACCAAGGAGTATGGGATGGAAAAATTCTTTCAACATGACCCACTATTTGAGAATAAGCCTCCTGCTCAG GGCCCCCTGAAAAGCTTTCTGGAAGATTTAGGCAGACTGCAAAAGAAGTTTTATGCCAAAGACCAACGGTTATGCTGCCCTATCAGGACCTACCTGGTGACAGCCAGGAGTGCAGCCAGTTCAGGCGCCCGCGTGCTGAAAACCCTTCGCCGCTGGGGTCTGGAGATAGATGAAGCCCTTTTTCTTGCTGGAGCATCCAAAGGTCCCATCCTGGTGAAAATACGGCCCCACATTTTCTTTGATGACAGTATGTTCCGCATTGAAGAGGCACAGAAATATGGCACGATCACAGCACGTGTACCTTATGGCATTAATCCAAAATTGAACAATTAG